Within the Dialister hominis genome, the region TTGACATGTGTTTTTACAACATCCATGAATTCTGTAAGATCTGTGCCTTTATCATATCCCCCGGCAATCAGTATAACGGGTTTTGAGAAAGCTTCCATGCCTTTAATGGCAGCATCCGTATTCGTTGCTTTGGAATCGTTATAATATGATACTTCATTGATCGTTCTTACGAATTCTATTCTGTTCGGGAGAGGTTCAAATGACTTTAAAGATGAAATTATAACTTCCGGGCTGACCCCGCCTTCATTAGCAAGGAATGCGGCAGCCAGGCAGTCTTCCATATTCTGGGCGCCCTTCAATTTCAGATTATCGGAAGAGCAAAGACGAATATCCTTGCCATTACGGCGGATCACGAGGGTATTCCCGTCCATGAATGCGCCTTCTTCTACCTCATGCTTTGTTGACAAAAGGCAGACATGTGTATGCTTTTCTGCCTCATCTTTTAATCCGTACACCAATGGAGATTCTGCGTTCAGCAGAAGGCAGTCCGACTGGTCCATATTTTCAAAGATGCGCGCTTTAGCGGCAATATAGGCTTCCATTGTATGATGGCGTTCAAGATGATCCGGCGTTATGTTCAATATGACAGCGGCCTTAGGCTTAAATGATTTTATGAATTCCAGCTGAAAACTGGAAACTTCAGCTGCAATGAGCCCGTCAGAAGGAACCAGTTCCGCCTCACGGCTCAGTGATATTCCAAGATTTCCTGCAAGAGCAAAAGGTTTCCCGGAATGGCTTATCATACTCCCCAGAAGTGTTGTTGTTGTTGTCTTGCCATTTGTTCCGGTAATTGCCAGAATCGTAGCTTTGGTGACCCGATAGGCCAGCTCTATCTCGCTGATCACGGGAATTCCCTTTTTTACAGCAGCTGCAACGATGGGATTTTCAGCCGGTATGACAGGAGATACTACGACAGTATCTATCCCATCCAATAAACTCTCCGTCTGTGTTCCGAACACAAAAACTGCCCCGCGTTCTGACAGAGCTTCTTTCTCTTTTTTATCCTGAATCGTATCTTTCAAATCAGAAATCAATACGGACACTCCATGCTTTAAAAGAACATGGGCCGCGCCCAGGCCGCTTATTCCTGCGCCAAGAATTAAAACATTCCTCATCTAATTCTCCTCCTGATAGTTCATTACATTTTACAGATGGCAGAAGTTTCTGCCATGACAAGAAAAAGAGTCTGTTAGAAGATAAAGAACGAACTCCCTCTGAAAATGTTTTCTACTCACTGGTTTATTATACATCCATGCGTTCAAGCTAAAGACAATATGATATTTTACATCAAACAGGATTTGATGCAATAGATAATATCAGGCTTGAACATGCAGCAATACCTTCAACAAGCCAGAAGGCCCAGACTACATGGACTTCGCTCCATCCGGACAGCTCGAAATGATGGTGCAGCGGGCTCATCTTGAATACCCTCTTTCCCGTCAGCTGGAAGGAAGCTACCTGTATAATAACCGATAATGCTTCAATTACAAAAATGAAGCCGATAAAGATAAGCAACAGCTCTGTCCGCGTCATAACGGAAATACCTGCAATGGCACCGCCAAGGGCTAGGGATCCGGTATCACCCATGAAAATCTTCGCAGGATGGTAATTGAAGAATAAGAATCCGATACATGTTCCTGCGAGAATAATGATAAAATACCCCAAATCATTATTTCCACTCAAATAGCAATAGACTGCATATGCAGAAAATGCAATGACGCAGCAACCGGATGCCAGTCCATCCAGACCGTCAGTCAAATTAACGGCATTGGATGCGCCTACAATGACCAGTATGACAAAGATATAGTAAAATGCTCCAATATAGATATCAATATTGGTGAAAGGAATAGCTATAGAGAAGGGCAGATGAAGTGTATCTACGACTCCCCAGCAAAACAGAACTGCCAAAATAATCTGCCCGAGCATCTTCTGCTTAGCTGTCAGCCCCAGATTCCTTTTCTTCTCCGCTTTTATAAAATCATCTAAAAAGCCCAGAATTCCATGCCCCAGCGTTAAAAAGAGAAGCCAAAGTACGGCTGGATCCAGAATTTTATTGAACAGCAGGACTAAAACAGCAGAAAAAATCATGAAAATCCCTCCCATAGTTGGTGTACCGTTTTTAGACCTGTGTGATTTAGGCCCTTCTTCTCTGACAGACTGACGGGCCTTTAATTTCTTTAACAAAGGAATAGCGATAGTCCCCAATACGATTGTTGTTACTACAGCTTCCAGAAGATAAATCAAATAATTCTGTTCCATTACTTTATGTAGCTCCTATCAATTATTTTGGGTATTTCTTCCATATGCATATAATGTGATCCCTTGACAAGGACCGCATCGCCAGGTTTTACAATATCCATAAGGCATTCTGCCGCATCCTCGCAGGATTCAAAGCTGAAAACATTTTCCATCCCATTTTCTTTGGCGCCCCGAGCCAGCTCATGGCAGAGCGGTCCGACGGTAATTAAACCGTCAAAAGAAAATTGTGCAGCCTTTGCACCCGTCTTGAAATGAAGCTGCTTTTCAAACTTTCCCAATTCGCCCATATCGCCCAGTACCAGGTACCTGTGTTCTGCATTCATCTGGGCAAGCGAAGAAAATGCCATCTCCATGGATAATGGATTTGCATTATAGGAATCATCCAGAACCGTGACCCCATGAATATTCAATATGGTTTGCCGCTGTCCTATCGGTTTGAAATTTTTCAAGGCTTCAACGATATGATCCATGTCTACGCCAAGAGACAGCCCGGCCGCTGCTGCTGCCAGGGAATCATATACATTATGGATTCCTAATAAGTTTAATTTGACCGGATATTCTTTATCTAGATATACGCAGGTATAGCAGGTTGATTCCCCGTCATAAACGATATCCTTCCCTCTTACGCTGTATGTTTCCCCCAATCCATAGTAAACAACCTGATTGCAGAGGGTTCCCATGCGGCGCACAAAAGGATCATCGCCATTTAAGATGGCAGTTCCATCTTCCGACAGATTACGGATCAATTCGCTTTTAGCCAATGCAATATTTTCCTGGCTTCCCAAAATGCCGATATGGGAAGTACCTACATTGGTGACGATACCCATAGTAGGGCTTGCAATAGAGCATAACTGATTGATCTGGCCTAAGCCTCTCATGCCCATTTCTGTCACACAGACTTCAGTTTCTCCTGTCATGGATAACAAAGTTTGTGATAAGCCGATTTCATTATTAAAATTTTTCTGCGTGGACGTTATTTTATAAACAGATGACAATACTGCAGAAAGCATATCCTTTGTCGTCGTTTTTCCATTGGAACCGGTTATTCCGACAACAGGAACAGAGAATCTCATACGATGAAAATGTGCAAGCGAAAACAGTGCAGATAAAGTATCCTTGACACAGATTACAGTGACAAAGTTCCCCCACTCTTTCAAAAGTGCAAGGTCAGAAACCATTACCGCGGCTGCTTTTCTGGAAACCGCTTTGCTTACATAATCATGTCCATCAAAATTATCACCTCTGAGAGCGATGAAAAGTTCGCCTTCCCCAATGGTTCTGCTGTCTGTGCTGACCCCGGAAACGAAATCCGCATTTCCCTTCTGTATCAATTTTCCATCTGCAGCGTCAAGAAGTTCCTGTATTTTAAAAGAAGCCATCATTTCACTTCCTTCAGCGCGTTTCGTGCTTCTTCTCTATCATCAAAATGAATCGTCCTGTCCTTTAGAATCTGATAATCCTCATGTCCTTTTCCGGCAATAATTACAATGTCGTCATCTTTGGCAAGTGAAACAGCCCGCTTGATTGCCTGGCGGCGATCAGCAATGACTTCGTAATAGAGATCAGGTTTATTCTTCTTTACCTTTTCTACTCCCACGACTACATCCTCTATTATCTTCTCCGGATCTTCCGTTCTTGGATTATCACTTGTCACAATTGAAATATCAGCATGCTCTGCTGCAATGCTTCCCATAATAGGGCGCTTCATCCTGTCGCGGTCACCACCGCATCCAAATACTGCGATAATTTTTCCCTCTGTAATTTCGCGCGCCGTACCGAGTATTTTCTCCAAACCGTCGGGCGTATGTGCGTAATCGACAACTACCGCAAATGACTGTCCCTCATCAATAAGTTCGAAACGGCCTGGAACTGACTGAAAATCTTTAACCGCTTCAATAGCATCATCCATGGAAATGCCTTCATTCAAGGCCGCACCAATAGCGCCTAATGTGTTGTAAATATTGAATCTGCCTGCAAGACGGGTCTCTACTTCATAGTCATTCTCATGATAGCGCACCTTAAATCTGGATGATTTTCCTGTGAATTTGCTGTCATACGCATAAAGTTCAGCCGAAGAATCATTCATACCATAAGTATGAAGCGGGCAGACCTCTGTATTAACAGCCTCTATCATAGTATGAGCATACGGATCATCAATATTGATCCAGGCAGATTTTCCAGTTTTATGCTGATTCTCAGAAGAAACCATTTCGAAGAGCATAGCCTTGGCTTTTGCGTAGTTTTCCATGGTCTTATGGAAATCAAGATGATCCTCAGTCAGGTTTGTAAAAACAGCATCATCAAATTCGCACCCTTTCACTCTCCCCAGAACAAGAGAATGCGATGATACTTCCATGCAGACATGGGTCACATGCTCATCAACCATCATGCTGAGAAGTCTCTGCAGATCGATTACAACCGGCGTTGTATTATGTGTCGGTATTTCCTTATCTCCGATGAGAGCATGTATTGTGCCGATAACTCCCACCTTATTTCCTGCTTTGTGAAGTATATGAGCCGCAATATGCGTTGTAGTCGTTTTTCCGTTCGTTCCCGTCAAAGCTATCATGCGCATTTTCCGAGAAGGATAATCAAAGAAGAATGGTGCCATATCTTCCATTGCTTCCCTGGTATCTTCTACATAAACAACTGCGATTTCATCCGGTACATCAATCGGTTCCTGAGCAACAATTGCGACGGCCCCCTGGGCAGCAGCTTTGGCTGCAAAATCATGCCCGTTTACATGGGCACCGCACAGGCAGATGAATAAGCTGCCTTTTTTTACTTCTCTTGAATCAGCTGTGATATCACTTACTGCAGTATTTAAATCGCCTTGAATCTTAAGACAATGTGTCTTCTCTATCAGATCTCTCAGAATCTTCAAAGTACAATCACCCCTGTTTTTTAGCTAAGCGTTATTTTTTATAATAACGTAAATTGTATCCTAGCACAATAGCGGCCTTATTAAAAGGCCGCTATTGTGCTAGGATTATTAAATTTAGCTCTCCTGGCAACCTTTGGAATTGCTTGGTTATCATGGGATTTCAACTATCTCTTGCTGTATTCAGCCCTGGCGCACTTCAACACCATCCTCGTGCCCGTAAAGTGCATGCGCAGGCAGTCTCATTCCCAAATTTAATTCCGCAATCTTCTGTATTCTGACAGGAGCTTCAAGTTTTGATACTTCCAGCTTTAAAACTGCATTGCTTTTTGTCATTTCCATAACAGCACTGCGAGATTCAAGCATCACATGCTCTTCCTGCGCATTGATTCCCTGGAGGAACAGCATAAGAACAACCGGCATAATCAGCATCAATGCTGCATAGAAAACTCTTTTTATCTGAAGGGAGAATAATGTATCACGTTCACTGCTGCGCCCTATACCTGCATCACTTACAGAATAATCGGCAGCTGCAGTATAACCAAATCTGACCATTTGTGCATTTTGATATAACATAGTACATCTCTCCCCCGTAAAAACAACGCATCAAGAGCAATGCGTAAGAAAATTACTCATCCGCTAACTTTTCAACAACTCTTAAAACAGCACTTCTTGCACGCGGATTATGTTCAAGTTCTTCCTTTGACGGCTTAATTGCCTTCGATACCGATTTGACAACAGCCTTATGCCCGCAAACACAAACAGGCAGATCCGGAGGACAAATGCAGCCTCTCTCCATATCTTTGAAAGTTCTTTTTATAATTCTGTCTTCAAGTGACTGGAATGTGATAACACCTAATCTCCCCCCTGGTAAAAGATGTTCCACACAATCTTCCATTGTCTGTTTCAATATTCCTAATTCATTATTGACTTCTATTCGAATAGCCTGAAATGTTCTTTTGGCCGGATGAGGCCCTATCCGTCTGGCATTTGCCGGAATGGCAGCCTTGATGATATTGACCAGTTCCTCTGTCGTTTCAATCGGCTTCTCTTCCCTGAATCTGCATATAAACTCAGCGATTCTGTTTGCCCAGCGCTCTTCCCCATATTCCCATATGATTTTTTTCAGCTGACTCTGCTCGTAAGTATTGACTACTTCATAAGCAGTCAAGGGATTGTCCTGATTCATCCTCATATCCAGACGGCCGTTGTTCATGTAGGAAAACCCACGTGAACCGTCATCGAGCTGGTGTGAAGATACACCGAGATCGAACACAAAACCATTGACTTTAGAAATCCCCAGATTATCTAATATGTTATTTATATTCGAAAAATTATCATGAACCAGTTTTACACTGCACTTGGCACCTTTCAGTCTTTCGCCGGCTGCTTCTATTGCCTCTTCATCCTGATCAACCCCGATTAAAAGGCCGTCTGGCGAAAGCCGTTCTATCAATGCCAGCGAATGGCCGCCGCCGCCAAGAGTGCAGTCGACGTATATCCCCTCTGGGTCTGTTACTATCAGATTGATCATCTCATTGAGCAGGACAGTAACATGTTGAAACTCCATCATAAACTCCTTTTCTGCTTCATTAGAGATCGAAATTCAGTGGCAGATCCAAAGAATCAGCAATCTCAGCAACAGATTCTTCTCCGTTTTCGTCCGCATCCAGCAATTCCGGATCCCAAATCTCTATAATTGCCCCGGTTCCTATGATGCAGACATCTTTTTTAAGCTGAGCAAATTCACGTAGATGCGAAGGAATTAAAATGCGTCCCTGCCTGTCACAAGATACTTCAGTACCTCTGCCAATCAAATGGCGCATAATTTTTCTTACTTTCTGATTTGTAAATGGGAGTTTCTGCAGCTTTGCTATTAATGAATCCCATTTTTCTTTTGGATATATGCATAAGCACTGATCCAATCCGGGGGCCAGGATAAAAACGTTGCCAAGTTCTTCTCTAAATTTGGTAGGAAGAATCATACGTCCTTTTGAATCAATCGTATGTGAGTATTCATTCATGAACATATTCTCTTCCACCTCCCCCATATTTACCCACATTCTACCACAAATCCCCACTTTTACACAATTAAAATGTTCATAATATGCAAATAATATAAGACAGCGGCATCATATGCGGCATTTGACGCATGCAGAAAATAATTACCGGGCAAGCCAAACGCCGGTCTTTCCACCTGCATGAATAACTGCTTCTCCTGAAGCAGTTCACCAGTGCCATCATTAGTTTTGATATTAATTTCCGGGTTTCCTTATCAAAATTCCGTCTTCACGGCTAAATGCACAAAAAAAGGGCTGTGACAAAATGGTTAATCATTTTGTTGCAGCCTCTTTTTTGCGTCTTTATTTCATCATTTTTAGCTCTGCTGTAAGCCTTTTACGTAAAAATGCGCATAAGCCCCCTTACCCCCATAAGACTTTTAATTATATTGTCTTAGGCGGCAATCCTTATACGCATTATTTTGGTTCTTCACGCTTTTTTGTGGGATAAAAATAATAACATATAAAATTGGCATTGAAAAAGAGCATTATCTACTCCAAAATGTAAGTTGCCTAAAACTACGCACGGAGGTCGAATAATGCTCTTTTATTACCATAATGAAATCACTTTTAATTGTCAATATTATCGCACAGAAAATATCATTAACCATCCAAATCCTCATTGCCATACCCGAGTTACCAGTCTACGGACTGCCAGAGATTTTTCCTGTCCGCACTGTCACTCCCGTATGTATAGTTATGGGGCTTTTTCTGTACTCATCAAGGATTTTCCAGATCTTCCTAAGCAAAAGAAGTATATAGAGTTCTCGGGGCACAGATTCCGCTGCACATCCTGCGGGGAGACCATAACGGAAGATATCCCCTGCCAATGCCCTTTCACACGCGTTACTTGGGATATGGCCTTGTGGATTATCCATCTGCTTAAGTGTCATACATTCATTTCTGCCATTTCGGCCATGCTCTCTGTACATTGGAGTACCATACAGAAAATACAAAAGCATATCATGGATAAGGCGTTGGCTGCCTTTGAAACCTGCGCCTGAAGAAAAGTAACTATCGCCCACGGTATTTGGCCGTAGATGAGTTCGCTATCCATAAGGGCCATCGCTATGCCACCTGCGTTATGGATTTGGAAACGGGATTCATCTTGTGGGCCGGCCTGGGCCGCTCCATGGCAGATTTTGAGCACTTCTTTAAGAGCATTGACCTTTCGCTTCTTTCCAGGCTAAAAGCGGTGGCCATGGATATGAACGCATCCTTTAACAGGCTGTTCCAGAAATATTGTCCGAAGGTCCCCATCGTTTATGACCGGTACCATATGCAGGCACAGTTTGGGCGTGATGTTATGGGAGCCGTGCGCCTGGAGGAAGCACAAAAGCATAGGCAGGAAGCAGAAGCATTAAAGGAATATACGAAAGAAACTAATAATCCAGAGCTCCAGAAGATGGCCAGGGAAAAGAGCCATGAAGAAAGGAAGCTTTATACCGAATTAAAGAAATCCCGATGGATACTGTTAAAGAAGGACGACCACCTGAATGAAAGGCAGAAAACTCATCTGTTGGATATCCTGAGCGAGCATAGGGATTTGGCGATTTGTTATGCCATGAAGCAGGAGATGACTCGTCTGTTCACATTGACTGACTATGAAGAAGCTCTCGCCGGATGGACAAAATGGATTCAGGCTGGACTGGCTGCTCATGCCCTGTATCCTATCAATACGGGGAAGCCTGAAGGATTCAATAATAAGATCAAGGTACTAAAAAGAATCGGATATGGGTACCGAAACATGGATTATTTCTTTACCCTTATCCGATTCCATTCTTTACCTAAAAATTATTCATCCCCCAAATTTCCGTGAAGAGCCATTATTTTTGTGATGTATTTCCTTAAATTATAGCCAAGTGCTACCAGGTATAACTCGGCTTTTACAGAATCTATCCTTTTTCTGACGATTCTTTTGTACCATCTGTCATGTTTCATGATTCCAAAAGTTCCTTCAGCCTGGATTGACCGGTTCATTCTTAGCAGGGCTCCATGGATGCTTTCCAGATTATCCTGAACCTCCTGGTACATGTTATTCCGTTCTCTGCTCAATGAGATTCTTCTGTTCTTCGGGGTCTTTTTACATTGCTCTCATTGCTCTGCCAGCGGGCATCCTTGGCAGTCTTCGCATTCAAATACTTCCTCCTGCCTGCCGTATAAGTTCCCTCTGACCAGATGTCTATAGATAAATTTGAAAGCCCTGTCATTTGGACAACGGATGGTTCCATTCTCATCAACTCTAAAGTTTATTGGCCGAAACGGATTGGTATGGTATTTCTTGTCTTTCGTTTCTTTCTTGTACATGGGGAATTTCATATACTTTTCCATACCGTGCTGCTCGCAATAGATGTAATTGTTGAAAGATCCATATCCTGCATCTGCCACAGGATACTTAGGATAAGCCCCATAGACTTCGTGGAATTCCTCCATCAGCGGTACGAAGCAATCCATATCTGAACAATACTGGTTAACATCAATTACGGCAATAAATTCATCGGCAACACCTATTTGGACATTGTATGCAGGCAGAAGCTGATCATTTCCCATGTAGTCCGACTTGATTCGCATGAATGTTGCATCCGTATCGGTCTTCGAGTAACTGTTTCTGGAAGTACCGCATATCTGTATCTTCTCAACATATTCTTCAAGTTTTGATGTATATGCCTTAAGCTGCTCATACTTGCGTTGATGATCGGACTTGCGATGCCCGCTTCCATGAACAAAGGCCGTCTCATCAATCTGCCAGATTTCTTTTAATTTATCCAATACCAGACGCAGATAGTCCGGAGCGTATTCTGTATTGATGTTTACACTCATATGGTCATACTTAAGATCATCATTGAGTAACTCAAAAAGGCTGGTAATCTTGGCAAAAAGCTTGTAGCGGGATTTTTCAGCGGATTTCTTCCATACCCAGCTGTATTTATTTGCGTTCGCTTCAAACTTGGAACCGTCAATATATATATGCTGCAAATCCACGTTGAGTTTGCCGCAGAGTTCTTTCGTAATTGAATAAAAGATATCCTTGAGAGAATACTTAAGAAAGCCCTTCACGAAATGACAGAATGTCCGATAGGATGGGGCTTCATAATTCATCAGGTACATATATCTGATGTTAACCCTGCAATTATCTTCAAGTTTTCTAAAAGAGCAATATCCTTCTTCTGCGAAACCATAGATGATCGTTTTCAGCATGTTGACGGGATTATACCTGGGTCTGCCAGCGCCACGCGTCGGTATGTAACGAAGGTACTTTTTAAGATCGATTTCCTCCATAAATCTGTCATACATTAAAACAGGATCATCGACATTGAGAATCTCAGAGGGAAACATTGGCAAAATGCCTTGTTCTGCGGTAAAATGATTGCTAGTGTTGTTATTTTTCATTGCAAAAAAATTATAACACGAAAGGCTCTGCCCCGGACCAAATGATCCGGGGCAGAGCCTTTTTTATTGGGATGAATTTTGTCACATCCCCCTAAAAATACGTTCATCTCAAAATATTCATTTTTTAAAAAGGAACTGTTATTGAATCTTTTGTGAGATTTCTGCAGGTGTTAAAATCGACATTCCGAAGAGCCTCAGAAGCAGACATCCTGCACTTGTGACCGGTTTCCCCCGCCAGATACAGTAAGAATCCTATGATTTCTTCTGCTGTAGTACCACTTTCTCTTAACTCTTTAACCGAAATCCCATGCTGCCTTTTAGAAAGACGGATTCCCTGCTGATCGACTAAAAGCGGCAGGTGTGCATATGCCGGAGGAGTGTATCCCATTTTACGCATCAATAGGATTTGGTAAAAAGTGGAATCCATTAAATCGTTTCCCCGAAACACATGAGTGATTCCCATGGCGCCATCATCTTGTGAAACAGCAAGCTGATACGCAAACATCCCGTCAGCTCTTTTTACGACAAAATCATCAAAGCCGGCTCTTAAATGTTTTGACTGCTTTCCTTTCAGCAGATCCGTAAATTCTATCCTGCAATCGTCCACCTTAAATCTGAGTGAAGGAGCCTTTGTCTGGACGGCTCTCTCCTGTTCTGTCAGATTTCGGCAATGGCCGTCATACGAGGATACTGCCTCATTAGCATGCGGTGCTGAACTGATTGCGTGAAGCCTTGCACGGGAGCAGAAGCAAGGGTACAACTCCCCCTGCTTCAGAAGGTCCCTGCAGGTTTCCTCGTAGAGATGTGTACGCTGGCTCTGTATCGTATCTCCATAAGAGAAGCTATGGCCAGGGCCCTCATCAAAATCCAGTCCCAGCCAGGAAAGATCGTCTAAAATTCCTTGTATATAGGACGGCTTGCTTCTTTGCTTATCTATATCTTCAATCCTTAAAACAATTTTGCCCTTATTCTGCCGGGTCCACAACCAGTTCAAGAGTGCGATCCAGATATTTCCCAGATGCATGAAACCGGTCGGGCTCGGAGCAAATCTCGTTCTTACCTGCATATGATCAGTCTGGAAGGGACAGGATTTTATCAAATACATCTGCATCCTGATGAATCTTTTCTTCATTTCCCATTACGCAGATACTGGAGTGATCAATAACGCTCTGAAGCAAAGGCGCAAGTTTCCTGATATCTTCTACTGTGCAGTTGACGATTTCATCATTGACTTTTCTGCGGTTTTCAACAGAATTGCCATTCAAATAATGAAGCATTGCGCGTTCGCCCTTCATTGACGGGGTAAGCTGTATTTCATCTGCAGCCATCGTGCCAATTACGTATTTTGTCATTTCCCTGTCTGATAATTCGAGCGTGCGGATATATTCAGGAAGGTTCTTGTATGTTTCAAGGGTCTGTTTTAAATTCGGATCTCTGTAAGAACATAAAATCGCAGTACCATCACTTAAAAACTGGGTAAATGCACCATATGCTCCGCCCTGGACGCGAACCTTCTTCCATAAATATTCATAGCGCAGAATGGTTTCCATAACCCGGAGAGCGCCAGTATAATTGAACCCGTATTTGCGGAAATCTCCGCCTTCGCCAACATACTGGACTTTTCCGGAAGTTAAGAATGCCTCGTTCTTGTTTCCTTCGGCAAAATCAAAGGTGTGCTTCTGATAAACATTTCCATCCGGAAGATCATCGGCAATTTCATATAAATGATCCTTGACCGCGCTTACCTCGCCGGACTCTCCAATCGTTTCTATAAACAGATTTGATTTTGCAAAAATAATCTTTGCAACTTCTGCCAGCCTGCGGACAATCTCATCAGAATTTGCATCAAAATCGCGAACCAGGTCTGACAGGAAATAGTAGTAACTCAATGCAAGCTGTTCGGCAAATGCACCGGCTTTAGAGAAATAAGAAGAAAGTCTTGTCATAACCAGTGAGCTTCCACGGCTGAACACGCTCATATCCCATTCCGATTTTTCCTGAAGAAGAATCTCTCTCAATCTTGCGGTATCTTCGAAAGAAGTATGGCAGAGAACTTCACCAATGAGTCCCATCAGCTTGTCGACATTCGATGTCAGAGCTTTTCCCCGGATGGCAAAAACAGGGGTATAATCTGCGGAATTATCATACCTGCTGTATGCACTGACATTGAACCCAAGTCCTCCGGTATAAGCATTGGACAGTCTGGATAATTCAGCATAGCTATGTTTATCAGTATTCATGCTGCATAATATCGACGTCAGTAGATTAGCATACGGAATATCTTCTTCCTTCAATCCGTACAGTGTAAAGAAGATATTCAAATAAGTGATACCCATTGTGTTGACTTCATAATGGAAATGACGGATACCATTCAGGTCTTCTTCAATAAGGCTGTCATCTTCGATTTCACGTTTAAGGTCTTTTCTTGAAAGAAGCGGAATTGTCTTTAAAGCTCCTTCCGTTTCCATCGAAGCCTGTCTTTCCTTCAGGGCTTTTGTCGATTCGACGATTTCTTCAAGCTGTTCGTGGGAGAGAGAGCTCTTGAAGGCAGCCAGTTTCTCTGCTGTCTCCTTATTTTTCTTTTCTGTCAGACCACGTTCAGGTTTCATTGTAATCAGTACCTGGTGCGTGTTCTTGATAACGTATTTTAAAAGCAGATTTTCAAAATATCCTTTATCCAGATTATTTCTAAGTTCCTTGATATCATCAATGTACTTAAGAGCCTGCATGGGGTCTCTGTCATACAGCCAGAGATCCATTGCTCTCACTCCATACAGAAGTCCTTTCGGTTTTCCCTGGAAATCATTCTCACGCAGGATGAACTCTGTGCGGTTGAGTGCTGCTTCAAGCATATTCCTGTCAATTCCATCAAGGGCAAGATTCCTTAAGACAAGATCGACAGTTGAAATAAACTTCTCTCTCTTATCAATTTCTGAACCAGTTACTTCGATTGTCCATACCGGCTGTTTATAGCTGTCTCCATACGCACTAGATACATCAT harbors:
- the rsmH gene encoding 16S rRNA (cytosine(1402)-N(4))-methyltransferase RsmH; translated protein: MEFQHVTVLLNEMINLIVTDPEGIYVDCTLGGGGHSLALIERLSPDGLLIGVDQDEEAIEAAGERLKGAKCSVKLVHDNFSNINNILDNLGISKVNGFVFDLGVSSHQLDDGSRGFSYMNNGRLDMRMNQDNPLTAYEVVNTYEQSQLKKIIWEYGEERWANRIAEFICRFREEKPIETTEELVNIIKAAIPANARRIGPHPAKRTFQAIRIEVNNELGILKQTMEDCVEHLLPGGRLGVITFQSLEDRIIKRTFKDMERGCICPPDLPVCVCGHKAVVKSVSKAIKPSKEELEHNPRARSAVLRVVEKLADE
- the mraZ gene encoding division/cell wall cluster transcriptional repressor MraZ; translated protein: MNEYSHTIDSKGRMILPTKFREELGNVFILAPGLDQCLCIYPKEKWDSLIAKLQKLPFTNQKVRKIMRHLIGRGTEVSCDRQGRILIPSHLREFAQLKKDVCIIGTGAIIEIWDPELLDADENGEESVAEIADSLDLPLNFDL
- a CDS encoding transposase family protein, with protein sequence MYSYGAFSVLIKDFPDLPKQKKYIEFSGHRFRCTSCGETITEDIPCQCPFTRVTWDMALWIIHLLKCHTFISAISAMLSVHWSTIQKIQKHIMDKALAAFETCA
- a CDS encoding transposase, whose product is MAVDEFAIHKGHRYATCVMDLETGFILWAGLGRSMADFEHFFKSIDLSLLSRLKAVAMDMNASFNRLFQKYCPKVPIVYDRYHMQAQFGRDVMGAVRLEEAQKHRQEAEALKEYTKETNNPELQKMAREKSHEERKLYTELKKSRWILLKKDDHLNERQKTHLLDILSEHRDLAICYAMKQEMTRLFTLTDYEEALAGWTKWIQAGLAAHALYPINTGKPEGFNNKIKVLKRIGYGYRNMDYFFTLIRFHSLPKNYSSPKFP
- a CDS encoding glutamate--tRNA ligase family protein translates to MHLGNIWIALLNWLWTRQNKGKIVLRIEDIDKQRSKPSYIQGILDDLSWLGLDFDEGPGHSFSYGDTIQSQRTHLYEETCRDLLKQGELYPCFCSRARLHAISSAPHANEAVSSYDGHCRNLTEQERAVQTKAPSLRFKVDDCRIEFTDLLKGKQSKHLRAGFDDFVVKRADGMFAYQLAVSQDDGAMGITHVFRGNDLMDSTFYQILLMRKMGYTPPAYAHLPLLVDQQGIRLSKRQHGISVKELRESGTTAEEIIGFLLYLAGETGHKCRMSASEALRNVDFNTCRNLTKDSITVPF
- a CDS encoding insulinase family protein, whose translation is MKFNNGDIIHGFRVTNLSHIQEVDSDAYLMQHEKSGARLLYLANNDDNKVFFISFRTTPDNSKGTPHIMEHSTLCGSRKFPLKEPFVELAKGSLNTFLNAITWPDKTMYPIASRNDKDFHNLMDVYLDAVFYPDCLKNPQILMQEGWHYELDNVDAPLTYNGVVYNEMKGALSSPEAIMEDKAMEELFPDTTYGVESGGDPEVIPTLSFREFSEFHRRFYHPSNSYIYLYGDMDIDETLKFIDQEYLSHFDARNVYSAVKTQSPLPKRKIVEAPFGISENESLEKKTIHALYIALNDHITTEESLAFKILSYVLVDMDGAPLKKAVLDAGIGNDVSSAYGDSYKQPVWTIEVTGSEIDKREKFISTVDLVLRNLALDGIDRNMLEAALNRTEFILRENDFQGKPKGLLYGVRAMDLWLYDRDPMQALKYIDDIKELRNNLDKGYFENLLLKYVIKNTHQVLITMKPERGLTEKKNKETAEKLAAFKSSLSHEQLEEIVESTKALKERQASMETEGALKTIPLLSRKDLKREIEDDSLIEEDLNGIRHFHYEVNTMGITYLNIFFTLYGLKEEDIPYANLLTSILCSMNTDKHSYAELSRLSNAYTGGLGFNVSAYSRYDNSADYTPVFAIRGKALTSNVDKLMGLIGEVLCHTSFEDTARLREILLQEKSEWDMSVFSRGSSLVMTRLSSYFSKAGAFAEQLALSYYYFLSDLVRDFDANSDEIVRRLAEVAKIIFAKSNLFIETIGESGEVSAVKDHLYEIADDLPDGNVYQKHTFDFAEGNKNEAFLTSGKVQYVGEGGDFRKYGFNYTGALRVMETILRYEYLWKKVRVQGGAYGAFTQFLSDGTAILCSYRDPNLKQTLETYKNLPEYIRTLELSDREMTKYVIGTMAADEIQLTPSMKGERAMLHYLNGNSVENRRKVNDEIVNCTVEDIRKLAPLLQSVIDHSSICVMGNEEKIHQDADVFDKILSLPD